A window of Thermodesulfobacteriota bacterium contains these coding sequences:
- the hisC gene encoding histidinol-phosphate transaminase, protein MKSRDKDRRKTVEGILESRLNERVRGLSAYSVPHRDCSVRLDGNESPFALPPDVAERVASETGRLDLNRYPDPEAHDLRALLSGISGFPSGGIILGNGSDEIIGMLVTAFTGGTGKVVCPAPTFSMYRLSGLALGATILEPGLDERFDLDMAGMRALIEEKDPDIIFLASPNNPTGNAYSEDRILEIIELSGGLVVVDEAYGDFSGRSFLPLVPEHGNLAVMRTLSKIGFAGLRLGMLYAGEGVVREVNKVRYPYNINSFSQCAARVVLENGEFIAENVQLVVRERGRVFGALSEIPGVEAFPSDANFILFRVPDADAVFEGLIERDVLIRSFNRPGRLENCLRVTIGTPGENDAFLAALRGALSL, encoded by the coding sequence ATGAAATCCCGGGATAAGGACAGAAGGAAGACGGTCGAGGGCATTCTGGAATCGAGGCTGAACGAGCGCGTGAGGGGGCTTTCCGCCTATTCCGTGCCGCACCGCGACTGCTCCGTCAGGCTCGACGGGAACGAAAGCCCGTTCGCCCTCCCGCCGGACGTCGCCGAGCGGGTCGCCTCGGAAACGGGCCGCCTCGATCTCAACAGGTACCCCGACCCCGAAGCGCACGATCTGAGGGCGCTCCTGTCCGGGATAAGCGGCTTCCCGAGCGGGGGGATAATCCTCGGGAACGGCTCGGACGAGATCATAGGGATGCTCGTGACCGCATTTACAGGCGGCACGGGGAAGGTCGTCTGCCCGGCCCCGACGTTTTCGATGTACAGGCTGAGCGGGCTTGCGCTAGGGGCGACGATACTGGAGCCAGGGCTCGACGAGAGATTCGACCTCGACATGGCGGGCATGCGGGCGCTCATAGAGGAGAAGGACCCGGACATAATCTTCCTCGCCTCGCCTAACAATCCCACGGGGAACGCATATTCCGAAGACAGGATTCTCGAAATAATAGAGCTTTCGGGCGGGCTCGTCGTAGTCGACGAGGCGTACGGGGATTTCTCGGGGCGGAGCTTTCTGCCGCTGGTTCCGGAGCACGGGAACCTCGCCGTGATGAGGACGCTCTCGAAGATAGGGTTCGCCGGGCTAAGGCTCGGGATGCTCTACGCCGGCGAGGGGGTAGTGCGCGAGGTAAATAAAGTCAGGTATCCCTACAACATAAATTCCTTTAGCCAGTGCGCGGCGCGCGTGGTGCTCGAAAACGGGGAGTTTATAGCGGAGAACGTTCAGCTCGTCGTGAGAGAGAGGGGAAGGGTATTCGGCGCTCTCTCTGAAATTCCAGGAGTCGAAGCCTTTCCGAGCGACGCGAATTTCATTCTCTTCAGGGTGCCGGACGCGGACGCTGTTTTCGAGGGGCTCATCGAGAGGGACGTTTTAATAAGGAGCTTCAACAGGCCCGGGCGGCTCGAAAACTGCCTCCGGGTTACTATAGGCACTCCGGGCGAGAACGACGCCTTCCTTGCCGCACTACGCGGCGCGCTTTCCCTTTAA
- the lnt gene encoding apolipoprotein N-acyltransferase: MKGIRRLDLVLAALTGVLYPLTFMIPYSGILSWILLVPLFYAISDKTPKNAFKLGLLAGTLSNLIGTYWLIGTLSRFGGFPIPVSVIFIVILSAFSGLSYALFSCIVTRLGFTRRPGLLSALLIAAVWTSVEYFFPFLFPYGIGNSQADYLPVIQIFDIFGVYGLSFVIVLVNVAITRAILRQGGRAPFPVREIALSAVLVSASLAYGYVRIGQVDAEITRAPKLKIGMVQANFDFLEKSESQEDIVTEKHKEMSLGLTDVDLIIWPETAIQAWFPTDTNYLALRDTVGVPHMEGKYFIVGGMSFTPKEEDIEVITSENVIQYNTAFLTDSEGKILSRYHKNKLLLFGEYLPFSKYFPAIKKISPASGDFTPGDEYDLFEIPEKGARIGPIICYEDILPPFSRKFAEKGANLIINITNDAWFGRTIAPYQHLFVSIPRSIETRKYLLRSTNTGISAIIDPVGRVVAETPTFERMNLEGEVGLMNGENTFYTRIGDVFPAACLVFWAVFGGIYLLKGKRAA, translated from the coding sequence ATGAAAGGCATACGCAGGCTCGACCTCGTCCTCGCCGCGCTTACCGGCGTCCTCTATCCCCTGACGTTCATGATCCCCTACTCCGGCATCCTGTCGTGGATTCTCCTCGTCCCGCTTTTTTACGCCATATCGGACAAGACGCCTAAAAACGCCTTTAAGCTCGGGCTCCTCGCCGGGACGCTCTCGAACCTCATAGGGACCTACTGGCTCATAGGCACCCTCAGCAGGTTCGGCGGATTCCCGATTCCGGTCAGCGTCATTTTCATCGTCATACTGAGCGCCTTCTCGGGGCTCTCCTACGCACTATTCTCCTGCATCGTAACGCGTCTCGGCTTCACGCGTCGCCCGGGCCTCCTATCGGCCCTTCTCATAGCGGCCGTCTGGACGTCCGTCGAATACTTCTTCCCGTTCCTGTTCCCGTACGGCATAGGTAACTCCCAGGCCGACTACCTCCCCGTCATCCAGATATTCGACATATTCGGCGTCTACGGGCTCAGCTTCGTCATCGTCCTCGTTAACGTCGCGATCACGAGAGCGATCCTGCGGCAGGGCGGCAGAGCGCCGTTCCCGGTAAGGGAGATCGCACTCTCCGCCGTCCTCGTCTCCGCCTCTCTCGCATACGGCTACGTGAGAATAGGCCAGGTGGACGCCGAGATAACCCGGGCCCCCAAGCTCAAGATAGGCATGGTACAGGCCAACTTCGACTTCCTCGAAAAGTCCGAGAGCCAGGAAGACATCGTCACCGAGAAGCATAAGGAAATGTCGCTCGGCCTTACGGACGTCGATCTCATAATCTGGCCCGAAACGGCGATACAGGCGTGGTTCCCTACGGATACCAATTATCTCGCGCTAAGAGACACCGTAGGCGTTCCCCACATGGAAGGTAAGTACTTCATCGTCGGCGGCATGTCGTTCACACCCAAGGAAGAAGACATCGAGGTCATCACGAGCGAGAACGTCATACAGTACAACACGGCGTTCCTGACCGACTCGGAGGGGAAAATACTCTCCCGCTATCATAAAAACAAGCTCCTCCTCTTCGGCGAATACCTCCCGTTCTCGAAATACTTCCCGGCGATAAAGAAGATAAGCCCCGCGTCGGGCGACTTCACGCCCGGGGACGAATACGACCTCTTCGAGATACCGGAAAAGGGAGCCCGTATCGGGCCGATCATATGCTACGAAGACATACTCCCGCCCTTCAGCCGGAAGTTCGCCGAGAAAGGCGCGAACCTCATAATCAACATCACGAACGACGCATGGTTCGGAAGAACCATAGCCCCATACCAGCACCTCTTCGTCTCGATACCGAGGTCCATCGAAACGAGGAAATATCTCCTCCGTTCGACGAACACCGGCATAAGCGCGATAATAGACCCCGTCGGCAGGGTGGTCGCCGAAACGCCCACGTTCGAGAGGATGAACCTCGAAGGCGAGGTCGGCCTCATGAACGGTGAGAACACATTCTACACGAGGATCGGCGACGTATTCCCCGCTGCGTGCCTCGTATTCTGGGCCGTCTTCGGCGGGATATATCTCTTAAAGGGAAAGCGCGCCGCGTAG
- the lgt gene encoding prolipoprotein diacylglyceryl transferase: MYPELISIGNFSISSFGAMMALCFLAGYWLITVEARRKNLDQKVVGNMFLAAMFGGIVGAKLLYVFENIPLSEILANPGASLLSRGGLTFYGGFIGAIILTWIIARRNKISMWTVGDMASPSLALAYAIGRVGCFLVGDDYGVPSDLPWAMAFPKGLPPTDVPVHPTQLYEIGLILIVFAIIWKLRKRPKPAGWLFSIYLILAGLERFLIEFLRSTTPSPIHGLSLAQVMAVAIIIIGAVKLYSLRGAEENAPAPESPGKPGRKKRARA; encoded by the coding sequence ATGTATCCCGAGCTGATAAGCATAGGGAATTTCAGCATCTCGAGCTTCGGCGCCATGATGGCCCTCTGCTTTCTCGCGGGCTACTGGCTCATAACGGTCGAAGCCAGGCGGAAGAACCTCGATCAGAAGGTCGTCGGCAACATGTTCCTCGCCGCCATGTTCGGCGGCATAGTCGGCGCGAAGCTGCTTTACGTTTTCGAGAACATCCCCCTCTCCGAGATTCTCGCCAACCCGGGTGCGAGCCTTCTTTCGAGGGGCGGCCTCACGTTCTACGGCGGATTTATCGGGGCGATAATACTCACCTGGATAATAGCCCGCCGCAACAAGATCAGCATGTGGACGGTAGGCGACATGGCATCGCCGTCCCTTGCGCTGGCCTACGCAATAGGGCGCGTGGGCTGCTTTCTCGTCGGCGACGACTACGGCGTCCCGTCGGACCTCCCCTGGGCCATGGCGTTCCCGAAGGGCCTCCCCCCGACGGACGTTCCCGTCCACCCGACGCAGCTCTACGAGATCGGGCTCATACTCATCGTCTTCGCTATCATATGGAAATTAAGAAAGAGGCCGAAACCGGCGGGATGGCTCTTCTCGATCTATCTAATACTCGCCGGGCTCGAGAGGTTCCTTATCGAATTTCTGAGGAGCACGACCCCGAGCCCCATACACGGCCTCTCGCTGGCCCAGGTGATGGCGGTAGCCATAATCATAATCGGCGCCGTAAAGCTCTATTCCCTCCGCGGCGCCGAAGAAAACGCCCCCGCCCCCGAAAGCCCCGGGAAGCCCGGCAGGAAGAAACGCGCCCGCGCCTGA